A section of the Pseudomonadota bacterium genome encodes:
- a CDS encoding acetate--CoA ligase family protein, which produces MRLHEYEALDIFEQNRIPVPRRGLAGTMHEALHIAGEIGYPVMLKAQVLVGGRGLAGGIKTASSPDELKEIADALLTSEIKGLPVRKILVCEKVEIAKELYLGITVDSYSGKPVIVVSTEGGVLIEQTAKTSPEKIAAIHIDPSFGYYPYQARSLLRMLGLKQQLVTAWSDVIGQLFNIGVRYEALIAEINPLVVLPNGGLIAIDAVLEVDDSALSRIRLPLPDRIDRIENPLERRGREIGVTYVDLDGDIGLISSGAGLGMASMDIIGEKMKPANFLETGGGITADQLYRCMELIMMKPDLKAIFINVYGGINPIHEGAKGVVRYIKEHNVKIPIVAKALGNRQEETWEIFRSAGVHVVTEAATEKAVERLYELVGK; this is translated from the coding sequence ATGAGACTTCATGAATATGAGGCATTAGACATTTTTGAACAGAACCGCATCCCTGTTCCGCGCCGTGGTCTTGCAGGAACAATGCACGAAGCCCTTCATATAGCTGGAGAAATAGGCTATCCCGTTATGTTGAAGGCCCAGGTCCTCGTTGGTGGCCGGGGACTTGCGGGCGGTATCAAAACGGCATCCTCGCCGGACGAATTAAAAGAAATCGCCGATGCACTGCTCACTTCAGAGATTAAGGGATTGCCTGTCCGTAAGATACTCGTGTGCGAGAAGGTGGAGATTGCAAAGGAACTGTATTTGGGCATTACGGTGGATAGCTATTCGGGTAAACCTGTTATTGTGGTCAGTACTGAAGGTGGTGTGTTGATCGAACAAACGGCAAAGACCTCGCCGGAAAAGATCGCTGCAATCCACATCGACCCCTCTTTTGGCTATTACCCCTACCAGGCTCGCAGTCTCCTGAGGATGCTCGGCCTCAAACAACAACTCGTTACTGCCTGGAGCGATGTGATCGGACAGCTTTTTAATATCGGAGTGCGTTACGAGGCCCTCATTGCTGAGATCAATCCGCTTGTCGTCCTTCCCAACGGCGGCTTGATTGCTATCGATGCCGTACTGGAAGTGGATGACTCTGCCCTGTCGAGGATCCGTTTGCCTCTGCCGGATCGTATTGACCGGATCGAGAACCCCCTTGAGCGAAGAGGCAGGGAGATCGGCGTTACCTATGTGGACCTCGACGGGGATATCGGACTCATCTCCTCCGGGGCAGGACTTGGCATGGCATCCATGGACATCATCGGAGAAAAAATGAAACCGGCCAACTTCCTTGAGACAGGAGGGGGTATTACGGCCGATCAGCTTTACCGTTGTATGGAACTCATCATGATGAAGCCTGACCTCAAAGCCATATTCATAAATGTCTACGGTGGCATCAACCCCATCCACGAAGGAGCCAAAGGGGTGGTTCGCTATATCAAGGAACACAACGTGAAGATACCCATTGTCGCCAAGGCGCTCGGAAACCGTCAGGAGGAGACCTGGGAGATATTCCGGTCCGCCGGTGTTCATGTGGTGACTGAGGCAGCAACGGAAAAAGCCGTTGAGAGGCTTTATGAGCTGGTTGGTAAATAA
- a CDS encoding GntR family transcriptional regulator → MSQNKTNEKAKQQEDSSQIAYHGIRRMLYTKELVPGQRIAYRDLAEKLQLSPTPIIQALKWLELQGFVCHEANRGYSMAPFSLKEIEELYELRELVEPSLISATIQCIDKEGLRELKAALEAHLSAEREFYLKERLFKNREFHMTLASLSGKATQIRLLQNVFDMLFLKYGGNYFPMASLTSTDQEHQEIYDAVALRSLERAQKVLKNHLTNVKVQVLSSVRKILAEQERSPF, encoded by the coding sequence ATGTCACAGAATAAGACAAATGAAAAAGCAAAACAACAGGAAGACAGTAGCCAGATTGCATATCATGGAATCCGACGCATGCTTTACACTAAGGAGCTTGTGCCTGGCCAGAGGATTGCTTACCGGGACCTTGCTGAGAAACTTCAACTGAGTCCGACCCCCATCATTCAGGCCCTTAAATGGCTGGAACTGCAGGGTTTTGTTTGCCACGAAGCGAACCGGGGCTATTCTATGGCGCCCTTCAGCCTGAAAGAAATAGAAGAACTGTACGAACTCCGGGAGCTTGTCGAGCCTTCGTTAATTTCTGCCACAATCCAGTGTATTGATAAAGAAGGCCTTCGTGAGCTTAAAGCGGCACTGGAGGCTCATTTGTCAGCGGAGAGAGAATTCTATTTAAAGGAAAGGCTTTTCAAAAACAGGGAATTTCACATGACCCTGGCGTCCCTTTCAGGGAAGGCGACACAGATCCGATTACTACAGAATGTTTTCGATATGTTGTTCCTTAAGTACGGTGGGAACTACTTTCCCATGGCATCGCTTACGTCCACCGATCAGGAACATCAGGAGATATATGATGCGGTTGCATTGCGAAGTCTCGAAAGAGCCCAAAAAGTGCTCAAAAATCACCTCACCAATGTGAAGGTACAGGTCCTGTCGAGTGTCCGGAAGATATTGGCGGAGCAGGAACGGTCTCCATTCTGA
- a CDS encoding 4-hydroxybutyryl-CoA dehydratase produces the protein MGLKTKEEYIESIRALKPVAYMFGERLTNIVDNPRIRAGIEATGATYDLAEKPENRDLMVTTSPLINEPVSRFTLPPASIEDLVARVKVNRKVANYVGTCHQRCTGLDCLSTLSIVTYDIDRKYGTNYNKNFIEFLKYMQKNDLTGNAGVTDVKGDRSLNPSEQVDKDMFLRVVEKRDDGIVVRGAKAHQTGSLSSHEIIVLPTRAMGKADVDYSVSFAIPSDTKGLIHVVGRSTLDMRELDGADCGNVFYSKYCPTLIFDDVFVPWERVFMCGETEFAAEMVIKFSSFHRQSHGGCKSGKIDCMIGTALTMMDYNGTSKAGHLKQKVIDMIHRAETLYGCCLASSYEGQKQPSGSYFIDTVLANASKIHEGREMAEATRLMIDACGGFVADLPSDRDFENPEIGGLLKKYLKGVDGVPVENRVRMYRLAEKLALESADTISDIHGGGSPEAHRVTIFRETDTAAKKKAAKRLAGIKD, from the coding sequence ATGGGTCTTAAAACAAAAGAGGAATATATCGAATCTATCCGGGCTCTCAAGCCGGTGGCATATATGTTTGGAGAGCGCCTCACAAACATCGTAGATAACCCCCGTATCCGCGCAGGCATTGAAGCAACAGGAGCTACATACGATTTGGCAGAAAAGCCGGAAAACCGTGATCTTATGGTTACCACAAGTCCGCTCATCAATGAGCCGGTAAGCCGCTTTACGCTTCCGCCTGCGAGTATCGAAGACCTCGTGGCCCGGGTAAAGGTGAACCGGAAAGTTGCCAATTATGTAGGAACGTGCCACCAGAGGTGCACAGGCCTTGATTGTCTGTCCACGTTATCTATTGTGACCTACGATATTGACCGGAAATACGGGACTAACTACAATAAAAATTTTATTGAATTTTTAAAGTATATGCAGAAAAATGATCTCACCGGAAATGCCGGCGTTACGGACGTAAAAGGCGACCGTTCCCTCAATCCAAGCGAGCAGGTGGACAAGGACATGTTCCTCCGGGTCGTTGAAAAACGTGACGACGGGATTGTCGTTCGAGGGGCAAAGGCCCATCAGACCGGTTCTCTCTCGTCCCATGAAATCATCGTGCTTCCTACCAGGGCAATGGGCAAGGCGGATGTAGACTACTCGGTCTCCTTTGCCATTCCATCAGATACAAAGGGATTGATTCACGTAGTCGGCAGGTCCACCCTCGATATGCGGGAACTGGATGGCGCCGATTGCGGAAACGTTTTCTATTCCAAATACTGCCCGACTCTCATCTTTGATGATGTTTTTGTGCCGTGGGAAAGGGTCTTTATGTGCGGCGAGACAGAATTTGCAGCAGAAATGGTTATCAAGTTTTCCTCCTTCCACCGTCAAAGCCATGGCGGATGCAAATCCGGAAAGATCGACTGCATGATCGGTACAGCTCTCACTATGATGGACTATAACGGCACTTCCAAGGCCGGTCACCTGAAGCAGAAGGTTATCGATATGATACACAGGGCGGAAACTCTCTACGGCTGCTGCCTTGCCTCTTCCTATGAAGGGCAGAAACAGCCTTCCGGAAGTTACTTTATCGACACGGTACTTGCCAACGCCTCCAAGATCCACGAGGGCAGGGAAATGGCTGAAGCTACCAGATTGATGATAGATGCCTGCGGTGGCTTTGTTGCGGATTTACCTTCTGACAGAGATTTTGAGAACCCCGAAATTGGCGGTCTCCTGAAGAAGTACCTGAAAGGTGTTGATGGCGTTCCTGTTGAAAACAGGGTCAGGATGTACAGGTTAGCGGAAAAGCTGGCGCTTGAAAGCGCTGATACAATTTCCGATATCCATGGTGGCGGTTCCCCTGAAGCGCATCGTGTGACCATTTTCCGTGAAACCGATACAGCGGCTAAGAAAAAAGCAGCCAAGAGACTGGCAGGGATTAAGGATTAA
- a CDS encoding PIN domain-containing protein, translating to MSGYKAFIDTSAILRLLTKDDEGKSKAVEKLLKESGNKGITLYLLPVTVLEIVWVLEKVYKFDRKTIREIVEATLNTPQLKCSLENVFRKALLAYETQNVKFADAVMGYWGIEEGLSTVYTYDEKDFRKIEGLNVLRP from the coding sequence ATGAGCGGATATAAGGCGTTTATTGATACAAGCGCAATCCTGCGGTTGCTGACGAAAGACGATGAAGGCAAGAGCAAGGCTGTCGAGAAACTCCTTAAAGAGTCGGGAAATAAAGGAATCACGTTGTATCTCTTGCCGGTAACTGTCTTGGAAATCGTATGGGTTTTAGAAAAGGTGTATAAATTTGATCGCAAAACAATCAGGGAAATCGTTGAAGCTACCTTAAACACACCTCAACTGAAATGTTCTCTCGAAAACGTATTCAGAAAAGCGCTCCTTGCTTACGAAACGCAAAACGTCAAATTTGCAGATGCAGTAATGGGTTATTGGGGCATCGAAGAAGGTCTTTCAACTGTCTACACCTATGACGAAAAGGATTTCAGGAAGATTGAAGGGTTGAATGTTTTAAGGCCATAA
- a CDS encoding AbrB/MazE/SpoVT family DNA-binding domain-containing protein: protein MQAVKVLPKWQITIPKAIRKKMDLKVGETFVIEEKEGQVVLKRGKTIFDYIGTLPKMEASIEEIRELAISEAAHERI, encoded by the coding sequence ATGCAGGCAGTAAAGGTATTACCAAAATGGCAGATTACAATCCCAAAAGCAATCCGTAAAAAAATGGATCTCAAGGTAGGCGAGACTTTTGTTATAGAAGAAAAGGAAGGGCAGGTTGTATTGAAGAGAGGAAAAACTATCTTTGACTATATCGGAACATTACCAAAAATGGAGGCGTCGATTGAAGAAATCCGGGAACTCGCCATTTCGGAGGCTGCCCATGAGCGGATATAA
- a CDS encoding ATP-binding protein: MYITRTIEDYFRKAASQFPVMLVTGARQVGKTTLLRHLSDENRLYVTLDDPLILRLAKEDPPLFMQRFPAPVLIDEIQYAPELLPYIKMEVDRDRKPDMFWLTGSQQFHVMKNVSESLAGRVGIVQLLGLSRQECVSQGQKSTPFLPVPEEFDKRALSGGYISLKELYRIIWRGSFPVIALAEDTDRDLFYSSYVQTYLQRDIRDLARVGDEVSFIRFLRAAAARTGQLLNMAELARDADIAPNTAKNWISILQASGIIYLLPSFHTNITKRLIKSPKLYFLDTGMCAYLTEWSSPETLEAGAISGAILETWILSEILKSWWHNGRSTPFYYYRDKDQKEIDLLIVQDGTVYPLEFKKTASPDKSIARHFKTLGNLRMPVGGGAVICLVSQPIPLTATITAIPVGAI, from the coding sequence ATGTACATTACAAGAACAATTGAAGATTACTTTAGAAAGGCTGCTTCTCAGTTTCCGGTAATGCTCGTTACCGGCGCCCGACAGGTAGGGAAAACCACACTTCTCCGTCATCTAAGTGATGAAAACAGACTATATGTAACTTTGGACGATCCGCTCATTCTGCGTCTGGCAAAGGAAGACCCCCCTCTGTTCATGCAACGTTTCCCTGCGCCGGTACTGATTGATGAGATACAGTATGCACCGGAACTACTCCCATATATCAAAATGGAGGTTGACCGGGACAGGAAGCCTGATATGTTCTGGCTTACCGGATCACAGCAATTTCATGTAATGAAGAACGTATCCGAGTCTTTGGCGGGGCGGGTAGGCATTGTTCAGCTTCTTGGCCTTTCCAGGCAGGAATGCGTTAGTCAAGGTCAGAAATCTACCCCATTTCTGCCCGTTCCCGAAGAATTCGACAAACGTGCGTTGTCAGGCGGGTATATCTCATTGAAAGAGTTGTACCGGATTATCTGGCGAGGCTCTTTCCCGGTCATTGCTTTAGCTGAGGATACTGACCGTGATTTATTTTACAGTTCCTATGTTCAGACATATTTACAGAGAGATATTCGTGATCTTGCGCGTGTCGGCGATGAGGTGTCTTTTATACGTTTCCTTCGGGCTGCCGCCGCACGCACCGGACAGCTTTTGAATATGGCAGAACTGGCAAGGGACGCTGATATTGCTCCCAATACGGCCAAGAACTGGATTTCCATTCTTCAGGCATCGGGGATCATCTATTTGCTGCCATCGTTTCACACAAACATTACCAAGCGGTTGATCAAATCCCCGAAACTCTATTTTCTGGATACCGGCATGTGCGCCTATCTTACCGAATGGTCCAGCCCGGAAACGCTCGAAGCGGGTGCCATATCTGGCGCAATCCTGGAGACATGGATTCTCTCAGAGATTCTGAAAAGCTGGTGGCACAACGGACGCAGTACGCCCTTCTACTATTACAGAGACAAAGACCAGAAAGAAATTGACTTGCTTATAGTGCAGGACGGAACAGTCTATCCCTTGGAGTTTAAGAAAACCGCCTCGCCTGACAAAAGTATAGCGCGTCATTTTAAAACGCTTGGAAACCTCAGGATGCCGGTTGGCGGTGGAGCTGTAATATGCCTTGTATCACAGCCTATCCCTCTTACTGCTACAATTACCGCCATCCCTGTCGGTGCAATCTGA
- a CDS encoding type II toxin-antitoxin system VapC family toxin: MKYYVNKKLHKNLPASFICGNILTMPKKIKIKLYLDTSIPSAYFDYSKPLRQLITQKWFENQASKYELYISTITIEEIERMENNTRKQNIKDLILKHNVKVLEQSEKAIYLASEYTKKGAIPVSEPEDARHIAIAAVNGIDALASWNFKHIVSINPVRKIHEINKKLHYKTIEIGSLEMFGGANYGNL, from the coding sequence GTGAAATATTATGTAAATAAAAAACTCCACAAAAATTTACCTGCATCATTCATTTGTGGTAATATATTGACAATGCCGAAGAAAATAAAAATTAAGCTGTACCTTGATACATCAATCCCGAGCGCATACTTTGACTATTCAAAGCCACTAAGGCAGTTAATCACACAAAAATGGTTTGAGAATCAAGCATCAAAGTATGAATTATATATATCCACCATCACTATTGAAGAGATTGAGCGAATGGAAAACAACACAAGAAAGCAAAATATCAAGGATTTAATATTGAAACATAATGTAAAAGTGCTTGAGCAATCTGAAAAAGCCATTTATTTGGCAAGTGAGTACACGAAAAAGGGAGCAATTCCGGTCTCAGAACCGGAGGATGCACGCCATATCGCCATAGCTGCCGTGAATGGTATTGATGCATTGGCATCATGGAATTTTAAGCACATAGTGAGCATTAATCCTGTGCGAAAAATTCATGAAATTAATAAGAAGTTGCATTATAAAACCATAGAAATCGGTTCATTAGAAATGTTCGGGGGAGCAAATTATGGAAACTTATAG
- a CDS encoding type II toxin-antitoxin system Phd/YefM family antitoxin produces MTTLSASEARKKLFNLVDEVKETHVPVQIVGKRSSAVLISEEDWRAIEETLYLTSIPGMRESIKRGLKTPVERCAEEPGW; encoded by the coding sequence ATGACAACATTATCGGCATCGGAAGCAAGGAAGAAACTATTTAATTTAGTCGATGAGGTGAAGGAAACACATGTTCCTGTTCAGATAGTAGGAAAACGCAGTTCAGCAGTTCTGATTTCTGAAGAAGACTGGCGGGCTATAGAAGAAACTCTATATCTTACGTCCATACCGGGTATGCGGGAGTCCATCAAGAGAGGTCTTAAGACGCCTGTTGAAAGGTGTGCCGAGGAACCGGGCTGGTGA
- a CDS encoding Txe/YoeB family addiction module toxin has protein sequence MTWRLVYTKQAQKDAKKIAQSGLQSEALRLLNILRKDPYQNPPRFEKLVGDLSGAYSRRINIQHRLVYQVLEDIKTVKVIRMWTHYK, from the coding sequence GTGACGTGGCGTTTGGTATATACAAAACAGGCTCAAAAAGACGCAAAGAAGATAGCGCAGTCCGGCCTCCAATCTGAAGCCTTACGCCTCTTAAATATTCTTCGTAAAGACCCATACCAAAATCCGCCCCGTTTTGAAAAGCTCGTTGGAGACCTCTCCGGTGCCTATTCCCGAAGAATCAACATACAGCATCGCCTTGTCTATCAGGTTCTTGAAGATATCAAGACGGTAAAGGTTATTCGAATGTGGACACATTATAAATAG
- a CDS encoding dynamin family protein translates to MEYQVQNNIFNVNHSTAGQIVKRIKDITKEFNIVSLGRQIAACEDLFVENPLIDVAILGQFKAGKSSFINSLIGRPILPVGVIPVTTVITRLQHGLDERAIVTYFNGKQSEIPLDNIEEYISEAKNRANHKDVEVVDIETASLAPYAGLRIVDTPGLGSIFKYNTELSEEWFPKVGAAIVAISSDRPLSENDLNLIRELMEFSPKVVLLLTKVDLLSEEQQKEVVKFFMDSIKREFNRDFQILLYSTLKETDLYKHWLDQLLLNLSQNRDTEFKGILLHKSNSLIRHCLSYLQIALKTSTKADSDREMLKKLILDEKVNYELIQSELSLIARENMQKTRTLIAAYLNDTKRKQLIQKLLEMLTEEMPKWRGTLWGLTRQYEDWLMENMVTEMDHISRADYKHFFGTLKKAHSSISRSVEFFRNMLDSNIEKVLGIRLGGVDWVIDVPEPTHPDVVFTKIFDFHFDTLWFLFPMLIFRGVFEKHFLKQIPRVVDIHLSRLAYQWEVRINKTIEAMKDQALKYIYDELSTIDVLLLQTTGQTDKINTIIYELRELSEDIGA, encoded by the coding sequence ATGGAATATCAAGTACAAAATAATATTTTCAACGTAAATCACAGCACAGCAGGTCAGATCGTAAAACGAATAAAAGATATAACAAAAGAATTCAATATTGTATCTCTCGGTCGACAGATTGCAGCATGTGAAGACCTTTTCGTTGAAAACCCCCTGATTGATGTTGCAATACTTGGCCAGTTCAAGGCGGGCAAAAGTTCTTTTATAAATAGCCTCATAGGGAGGCCAATACTTCCCGTGGGGGTTATTCCAGTTACAACGGTCATTACACGCCTCCAGCACGGACTCGATGAAAGGGCAATTGTCACATATTTTAACGGGAAGCAATCAGAGATTCCCCTCGATAACATAGAGGAATACATATCAGAGGCTAAAAACAGAGCGAATCATAAGGATGTGGAGGTAGTCGACATTGAAACAGCATCACTCGCACCCTATGCAGGGCTTAGGATTGTAGATACTCCGGGATTAGGGAGCATCTTTAAATATAATACGGAACTTTCCGAGGAATGGTTCCCCAAGGTAGGGGCTGCCATAGTTGCCATAAGCTCCGATCGACCCCTATCAGAAAATGATCTTAATCTAATTCGTGAGCTTATGGAGTTTAGCCCTAAAGTTGTTCTGTTACTTACAAAGGTTGATCTTCTCTCCGAGGAACAACAGAAAGAAGTTGTAAAATTTTTTATGGATTCAATTAAAAGAGAATTTAACAGGGATTTTCAGATACTGCTATACTCTACCCTCAAAGAAACCGATCTATACAAACATTGGCTTGACCAGTTGCTTCTCAACCTGTCACAAAACCGAGACACAGAGTTCAAGGGCATTCTTCTACATAAATCAAATTCTCTTATCAGGCACTGTCTGAGTTACCTTCAAATTGCCCTCAAAACATCAACGAAGGCTGATTCCGACAGGGAAATGTTAAAAAAACTCATCCTTGATGAAAAGGTAAACTATGAGTTAATACAATCAGAACTTTCCCTGATCGCCCGAGAAAATATGCAAAAAACTCGAACACTAATAGCAGCATATCTCAATGACACAAAGAGGAAACAACTCATTCAAAAACTCCTTGAAATGCTAACCGAAGAAATGCCGAAATGGAGAGGAACTCTCTGGGGGCTTACCAGACAATACGAAGACTGGCTTATGGAAAATATGGTAACAGAAATGGACCACATATCAAGGGCAGACTATAAACATTTTTTTGGAACACTAAAGAAGGCTCATAGCAGCATATCTCGTTCTGTTGAGTTTTTTAGAAACATGCTTGACAGCAACATTGAAAAAGTTCTGGGTATTCGACTCGGTGGTGTGGACTGGGTGATTGATGTCCCTGAGCCAACACATCCTGATGTAGTTTTCACCAAAATTTTTGATTTTCATTTCGATACTTTATGGTTCCTTTTTCCCATGTTGATCTTCAGAGGGGTATTTGAAAAACATTTTCTAAAACAAATTCCAAGGGTGGTTGACATACATCTTTCCCGCCTCGCATATCAGTGGGAAGTCCGCATTAACAAGACTATAGAGGCAATGAAAGACCAGGCATTGAAATACATATACGATGAACTCTCCACAATTGATGTTCTCCTTTTACAGACAACCGGACAAACCGACAAAATCAACACCATTATTTATGAATTAAGGGAGCTATCGGAGGACATAGGAGCTTAA
- the aspS gene encoding aspartate--tRNA ligase, translating into MEVTLRDKQCGLVKNEDIGKTLNLSGWVFRRRDHGGLIFVDIRDVTGIVQVVFSPEISAEAHEKAGDIKQEYVIRVTGKVEKRPEGTENLGIPTGEIEVLVSTFDILNTCKTLPFQLDDEEPNESLRLKYRYLDMRRPEIQKIFIGRSRAYKVTRDYFESNGFYEFETPFFTKNTPEGARDFIVPSRLSPGMFYALPQSPQLFKQILMIAGFDKYFQIARCFRDEDLRADRQPEFTQIDVEMSFVDVDDIVAMSEGLIKDLYEALKGEPLQIPFMRMSYDDAMEKYGTDKPDLRFELPMIELTDIFKETEFGVFKKTIESNGAIKSLVLKDKTLSRKDLDTAVDVAKEIGAGGLIWIRKENGILQSPIVKYLKDNEKSAMNERLGLSDGDVTFIMADKRNKANENMGKFRLYLGGKYELIKTDEFRFLWVVDFPLLEYSEEEKRYMARHHPFTSPQGNIRDFKGDYESIKAKAYDLVLNGVEIGGGSIRIFRMDDQMEMFKLLNIKEEEAIEKFGFLLEALEMGAPPHGGIAFGFDRILMMLMRLDSIRDVIPFPKTQRGTCLLTGAPSRIAQKQLNELKIRTTAEST; encoded by the coding sequence ATGGAGGTGACCTTGAGAGACAAACAATGTGGACTGGTTAAAAATGAAGACATAGGAAAAACGCTGAACCTTTCCGGATGGGTATTCAGGAGAAGGGACCATGGCGGGCTCATATTCGTAGATATAAGGGATGTAACGGGTATTGTACAGGTTGTTTTTTCACCTGAAATTTCCGCAGAGGCGCATGAAAAAGCCGGTGACATAAAGCAGGAATATGTTATCCGTGTGACCGGAAAGGTAGAAAAAAGGCCTGAGGGAACGGAGAACCTTGGTATCCCTACGGGTGAGATCGAGGTACTGGTAAGTACATTCGATATTCTCAATACCTGTAAAACCTTGCCATTTCAGTTGGACGACGAAGAGCCAAATGAGTCGCTGAGATTGAAGTACCGATATCTGGACATGAGAAGACCTGAAATACAAAAGATTTTTATCGGAAGGAGCCGTGCGTATAAGGTAACGAGGGATTATTTTGAGTCGAACGGGTTTTATGAGTTTGAGACACCTTTTTTCACGAAAAACACACCCGAGGGCGCACGGGATTTCATTGTACCGAGCAGGCTGAGCCCGGGCATGTTTTATGCGCTCCCTCAATCTCCACAGCTTTTTAAACAGATTTTGATGATAGCCGGTTTTGATAAGTATTTCCAGATCGCCAGGTGTTTCAGGGATGAAGACTTGAGGGCAGACCGGCAGCCAGAATTTACCCAGATCGACGTGGAGATGAGTTTTGTCGATGTTGATGATATCGTTGCCATGAGTGAAGGGTTGATAAAAGACCTCTATGAAGCCCTGAAAGGTGAACCTTTGCAGATACCTTTTATGAGGATGTCTTATGATGATGCTATGGAAAAGTATGGGACCGACAAACCTGATTTGCGGTTTGAACTTCCAATGATAGAATTGACAGATATTTTTAAGGAAACTGAGTTTGGTGTTTTTAAGAAAACCATAGAAAGCAATGGGGCAATAAAGTCTCTGGTATTGAAAGATAAAACCCTTTCGAGAAAAGACCTTGACACTGCAGTTGATGTTGCAAAGGAGATAGGCGCCGGAGGACTGATCTGGATACGGAAAGAAAATGGTATTTTGCAGTCGCCCATTGTGAAGTATTTAAAAGATAATGAAAAATCAGCTATGAATGAAAGGCTTGGCCTTTCAGATGGTGATGTAACATTCATTATGGCTGACAAACGGAATAAAGCAAATGAAAATATGGGTAAATTCAGGCTCTATCTCGGGGGAAAGTACGAGTTAATAAAAACGGACGAGTTCAGATTTCTCTGGGTGGTTGATTTTCCGCTCCTTGAGTATAGCGAAGAAGAAAAGAGATATATGGCGAGACACCATCCTTTCACGTCGCCTCAGGGTAATATCAGGGACTTTAAGGGTGATTATGAATCAATAAAGGCCAAGGCCTATGACCTTGTTTTAAATGGTGTTGAAATAGGTGGAGGCAGCATACGGATATTCAGAATGGATGATCAGATGGAGATGTTTAAACTCCTCAACATAAAAGAAGAAGAAGCCATTGAAAAGTTCGGATTTTTATTGGAAGCCCTTGAAATGGGGGCACCGCCCCATGGCGGCATCGCATTTGGTTTTGACAGGATTCTCATGATGTTAATGAGGCTTGATAGTATCAGGGACGTAATACCATTCCCGAAGACACAGAGAGGCACCTGTTTACTTACTGGAGCGCCATCCAGGATAGCGCAGAAACAGTTGAACGAGCTGAAGATACGAACCACAGCAGAATCAACGTGA